In Methylomonas sp. ZR1, one DNA window encodes the following:
- a CDS encoding IS110 family transposase: MSHFYLGIDVSKAKLDCSLRLSNGKFRAKVVPNSLEGFTALLTWLNAQKAESVQVCMEATGIYWEDVAQHLATNGLTVSVVNPAQIKAYGASRLTRSKTDTVDAKLIADFCAERKPSAWQPRCEAEVTLRALVLRLDALQTMRTQESNRLQVAREAVREDIQQHLNWLDTAIQQLIDAINDHIDRHPDLKQQRELLDSIPGIGERTSAIILAFYADTSRFANSRQAAAFAGLDPRQYESGSSIKGKPRLSKIGHSFLRKAMYMPAMVTLYKTAWGKQFRNRLACAGKPNKLIIGAMMRKLIHVAFGVLKSAKPFDSAIHLA, translated from the coding sequence ATGTCCCATTTTTATCTCGGTATCGATGTTTCAAAAGCCAAGCTGGATTGCTCATTACGCTTGTCCAACGGTAAGTTTCGCGCCAAAGTGGTTCCCAATTCGCTTGAAGGCTTTACAGCTTTGTTGACGTGGCTAAACGCCCAAAAAGCTGAATCCGTGCAGGTCTGCATGGAAGCGACCGGCATTTATTGGGAAGACGTTGCTCAGCATCTGGCAACCAACGGCTTAACTGTCAGCGTCGTCAATCCGGCACAAATCAAAGCTTATGGCGCTTCACGGCTCACCCGCAGCAAGACCGATACGGTCGATGCTAAACTCATTGCCGATTTCTGCGCCGAACGCAAACCATCCGCTTGGCAACCCCGTTGCGAGGCGGAAGTCACGTTACGCGCACTAGTGCTGCGCCTGGACGCCCTGCAAACCATGCGCACCCAAGAAAGCAACCGTTTGCAGGTGGCTCGCGAAGCGGTGCGCGAGGACATTCAGCAGCATCTGAATTGGCTGGATACCGCTATCCAACAATTGATCGACGCCATCAATGATCACATTGATCGCCATCCCGATCTCAAGCAACAGCGCGAATTACTCGACAGCATCCCCGGCATTGGCGAGCGCACCAGCGCTATTATCCTAGCGTTCTACGCCGATACCTCGCGCTTCGCCAATAGCCGACAAGCCGCAGCCTTTGCCGGACTCGATCCTAGGCAATACGAATCGGGTAGTAGTATTAAGGGCAAACCCAGACTCTCCAAAATAGGCCACTCGTTCTTGCGAAAAGCCATGTATATGCCAGCCATGGTCACATTGTATAAAACCGCCTGGGGGAAACAATTCAGGAACCGATTAGCCTGCGCCGGTAAGCCCAATAAACTCATTATCGGCGCCATGATGCGAAAATTGATTCATGTGGCGTTCGGCGTCTTAAAATCCGCCAAACCCTTCGATTCGGCTATTCATTTGGCTTGA
- a CDS encoding Bax inhibitor-1/YccA family protein yields the protein MRLNTATARSEAGILATNKVLKNTYLLLSMTLLFSAAMAAVAMTLDLPHPGLIITMVGYFGLLFLTTRFSNSALGLVFVFALTGFMGMTLGPILNMYIHAFSNGHELILTALGGTGVIFLGLSGYALTTRKDFSFMAGFLMVGVLVAFFAGLAALLFSVPALSLAVSAMFVLLMSGMILYQTSEIIHGGETNYILATVSLYVSIYNLFTSLLQLLGVFGGND from the coding sequence ATGCGTTTAAATACTGCAACTGCTCGTTCGGAAGCCGGCATACTGGCGACCAATAAGGTTTTAAAGAATACTTATTTATTGCTATCGATGACTTTGCTGTTCAGCGCCGCTATGGCTGCGGTAGCCATGACGCTGGATTTGCCGCATCCGGGCTTGATTATCACCATGGTAGGCTATTTCGGCCTGCTGTTTTTAACCACCCGTTTCAGTAACAGTGCTTTGGGCTTGGTGTTTGTGTTTGCATTGACCGGTTTCATGGGGATGACCTTGGGGCCGATTTTAAACATGTATATTCATGCGTTCAGCAACGGTCATGAACTGATTTTAACCGCACTGGGCGGTACCGGCGTGATTTTCCTTGGCTTGTCAGGCTATGCCTTGACCACCCGCAAGGATTTTAGTTTTATGGCCGGCTTCCTGATGGTGGGGGTTCTGGTAGCGTTCTTCGCGGGTTTGGCTGCGTTACTGTTCTCGGTGCCCGCGCTGTCGTTGGCGGTTTCCGCGATGTTCGTATTGTTGATGTCCGGTATGATTTTGTATCAAACCAGTGAAATCATCCACGGCGGCGAAACCAACTACATTTTAGCTACCGTGTCATTGTACGTGTCCATCTACAACCTGTTCACCAGCTTACTGCAACTGTTGGGCGTATTCGGTGGTAACGACTGA
- the pta gene encoding phosphate acetyltransferase, which yields MNPTQPHAPSEPLISQDIYIAGVDEGNGKSLIMLAIIEMLSGYADNIGFFRPIIQSDTDKDDLIQFISHRYQLSTPYDAMYGCTSAEARQLLANEQYDELLKTILAKYRALKARCDHVLCVGSDYRHGNAISEFDFNADVANNLGCLMMPVMQGENRSDEQILNGLASLKHSMHEHDCESLATVIIGVAQNQIASLRHSLNHSTEFPVYVVPAESSLEKPTVGNIAKVIGAKVFSGENATMSREVYHYKVAAMLVPDFLDYVETGDLIITPGDRSDIIMASLMAYNSSNYPQIAGLILTGHQQPAPQVQKLIDGLGGTPFAVLGVDSDTFTTAMQVSQVTARLHSQDDRKIATALGLIESNMNMVELRLRLCSKVSHKITPLMFEYDLLQRAKAKKQHIVLPEGNEERILRAAEILLLRDVVKITLLGNEAEIRQKIQAMALKMDNVNIIDPIKSDLRPLFAETYYQARKHRCIVYDTAFDLMADPSYFGTLMIHLSYADGMVSGAVHSTQHTIRPAFEIIKTKPGASIVSSVFFMCLEDRVLVYGDCAVIPNPNAAQLADIAINAAETARMFNIEPRVAMLSYSTGESGKGEAVDKVRDAVKIAQSLRPDLQLEGPMQYDAAVDASVAKTKLPDSQVAGRATVLIFPDLNTGNNTYKAVQRSSGAIAVGPILQGLNKPVNDLSRGCTVTDIVNTVVITAIQAQEADKT from the coding sequence ATGAATCCAACTCAGCCCCATGCACCAAGCGAGCCCTTGATTTCGCAAGACATCTATATTGCCGGTGTCGACGAGGGTAACGGTAAATCCTTGATCATGTTGGCCATCATCGAAATGTTGTCCGGCTACGCCGACAATATCGGTTTTTTTCGGCCCATTATTCAAAGCGATACCGACAAAGACGATTTGATTCAATTCATTAGCCACCGCTATCAGCTCTCCACACCCTACGATGCCATGTATGGATGTACCAGCGCGGAAGCCAGGCAGCTCTTGGCAAACGAACAGTACGACGAACTGCTGAAAACCATTCTGGCTAAATACCGGGCCTTAAAGGCCCGTTGCGATCATGTGCTCTGCGTCGGCAGCGACTATCGACACGGCAACGCCATTTCCGAATTCGATTTCAACGCCGATGTCGCCAACAATTTGGGCTGCCTGATGATGCCGGTTATGCAGGGCGAAAATCGTAGCGACGAACAAATTTTAAATGGTTTGGCCAGCCTGAAACATTCCATGCACGAGCACGATTGCGAATCGCTGGCCACAGTCATCATCGGGGTCGCGCAAAATCAAATTGCCAGCCTGCGCCACAGCTTGAATCATTCCACTGAATTTCCGGTGTACGTGGTGCCCGCCGAATCGTCCCTGGAAAAACCTACCGTCGGCAATATTGCCAAGGTTATCGGCGCTAAAGTGTTTTCCGGCGAAAACGCCACCATGAGCCGCGAGGTGTACCACTACAAAGTGGCGGCCATGTTGGTGCCGGACTTTCTGGACTATGTGGAAACCGGCGACTTGATCATCACGCCTGGCGATAGATCGGACATCATCATGGCCAGCCTGATGGCCTACAACTCCAGTAACTATCCGCAAATCGCCGGCTTGATATTAACCGGCCACCAACAGCCTGCCCCGCAAGTGCAAAAATTGATCGATGGCCTGGGCGGCACACCGTTTGCGGTACTCGGCGTCGATTCCGACACCTTCACCACGGCTATGCAGGTCAGCCAGGTCACCGCCCGCCTGCATTCGCAAGATGACCGCAAGATCGCCACCGCGCTGGGACTAATCGAAAGTAACATGAATATGGTGGAACTGCGGCTGCGGCTGTGCAGCAAGGTTTCGCATAAAATCACGCCGCTGATGTTCGAGTACGATCTGTTGCAGCGCGCCAAAGCCAAGAAGCAGCATATCGTGCTACCGGAAGGCAATGAAGAGCGGATTCTGCGCGCGGCAGAGATTTTGCTGCTGCGCGATGTCGTGAAAATCACCCTACTGGGTAACGAAGCCGAGATCCGGCAAAAAATTCAGGCCATGGCTTTGAAGATGGACAATGTCAACATCATCGACCCGATTAAATCGGATCTGCGGCCCTTGTTCGCGGAAACCTATTACCAAGCCCGCAAGCATCGATGCATTGTTTACGATACTGCCTTCGACCTAATGGCCGATCCCAGCTATTTCGGCACCTTGATGATTCATCTTTCTTATGCCGACGGCATGGTCTCCGGCGCGGTGCATTCGACGCAACATACCATTCGTCCGGCCTTCGAAATCATCAAAACCAAACCGGGCGCGTCCATTGTTTCCAGCGTGTTTTTCATGTGCCTGGAAGATCGCGTATTGGTCTATGGCGATTGTGCGGTGATTCCCAACCCCAACGCTGCGCAATTGGCCGACATCGCGATCAACGCCGCCGAAACGGCACGCATGTTCAACATCGAGCCGCGCGTTGCCATGCTGTCCTACTCCACCGGTGAATCCGGCAAGGGCGAAGCGGTGGACAAAGTCAGAGACGCCGTCAAAATCGCTCAAAGTCTGCGTCCGGACCTACAGCTGGAAGGCCCGATGCAATACGATGCCGCCGTGGACGCCAGCGTTGCTAAAACCAAACTACCCGACAGCCAAGTTGCCGGCCGGGCCACAGTATTGATTTTTCCGGACCTGAATACCGGCAACAACACTTATAAAGCGGTACAGCGTTCCTCCGGCGCAATCGCTGTCGGCCCCATCCTGCAAGGCTTGAACAAACCGGTCAATGATTTGAGCCGCGGCTGCACCGTGACAGACATCGTCAACACCGTCGTCATCACCGCGATTCAAGCCCAAGAAGCCGACAAAACATGA
- a CDS encoding LapD/MoxY N-terminal periplasmic domain-containing protein — MSLSKQLLILISALFLMIFSVNFALSVNNIKDYLEGESKNHAQDTATSLGLSLSPYMVDNRDPVIKTMMSAIFDMGYYKEIRLVDADNKELVALSSDKRIEGVPDWFTELLPMTSATAESEISSGWNMSGVIYVTVNSGYAYLKLYEQAKSGFYYSLAAFLLSIALLALLLRVTLASLSRIDLLAQQISDGHFESIEALPWTREVRNVAASMNTMSHKIKTTIAALHGKLDQMGASLLRDDLTGLYKKSVFETDMKNLALEDADAFVVLIKIDSLVDLVKERDSDVIDQFLQAFAAILGKIADLAGAQAGKAYRFYGAEFALVLKLGNSEQLEELMKTLSNEVTELGERYQKTDLAHIGVVAFNPLLTTEILLEAAHEAYEQAHLIGTNSYFIRTGDNFARDIATWKDLVFDCVDNDGYSVWYIGQIAAFSSGELLMEEAFIQVHDKQGGLVAIGPFISIAEKFAKIVDLDKGVIRIALDHIQHNHIEHAIAVNVSTRTIKNSDFRLWLEKLIKQNPAEAKKLVFSLSAYAVVKDIDAYQAFIETVHHWGARVMIKRFETQSMSAELVKRLKPDFIRLARDIGNGIDSSSQKHAFVQTMQEISTLLDISILAENVQSDQDYRRLKAIGIVGASR; from the coding sequence ATGTCATTATCCAAACAATTGTTAATCCTGATATCGGCGCTGTTTTTGATGATTTTCAGTGTCAATTTCGCATTGAGCGTCAACAACATCAAGGACTATCTGGAAGGCGAATCAAAAAACCATGCCCAAGATACGGCCACCTCGCTGGGTCTATCGCTTAGCCCTTACATGGTTGATAACCGCGACCCGGTGATTAAAACCATGATGAGCGCCATTTTTGATATGGGTTATTACAAGGAGATCAGGCTGGTCGACGCCGACAACAAAGAGTTGGTAGCCCTGAGCAGCGACAAACGCATAGAAGGCGTGCCGGACTGGTTTACCGAACTGCTGCCCATGACATCCGCCACCGCCGAAAGCGAAATCAGCTCGGGCTGGAACATGAGCGGCGTGATCTACGTGACAGTCAACTCCGGCTATGCCTATTTAAAACTGTATGAACAAGCCAAATCCGGATTTTATTATTCCCTGGCGGCATTTTTACTATCCATTGCCCTGTTAGCCTTGTTATTGCGCGTCACCCTGGCATCGCTAAGTAGAATCGATTTACTGGCTCAGCAGATCAGCGACGGCCATTTCGAAAGCATCGAAGCCTTGCCCTGGACCCGCGAAGTGCGCAACGTGGCGGCATCAATGAACACCATGTCGCATAAGATCAAAACTACGATAGCAGCGTTGCATGGCAAGCTGGATCAAATGGGCGCCAGCCTGTTACGCGATGACTTGACCGGGCTGTATAAAAAGTCCGTGTTCGAAACCGACATGAAAAATTTGGCATTGGAAGACGCCGATGCTTTTGTGGTTTTGATTAAAATCGATAGTTTGGTTGATCTGGTCAAAGAGCGCGATAGCGACGTGATCGATCAATTCTTACAAGCGTTTGCCGCCATCCTGGGAAAAATCGCCGATCTGGCTGGAGCACAAGCCGGCAAAGCTTATCGATTCTACGGCGCCGAATTTGCACTCGTGCTGAAGCTTGGGAATTCGGAACAATTGGAAGAGTTGATGAAAACCTTGAGCAACGAAGTAACCGAATTAGGCGAACGTTACCAAAAAACCGATTTGGCCCACATTGGCGTGGTTGCTTTCAATCCGCTGCTGACCACCGAAATTTTATTGGAAGCCGCCCACGAAGCTTATGAACAAGCGCATCTGATCGGCACTAACAGTTATTTCATCCGCACCGGCGATAATTTTGCGCGTGATATTGCCACCTGGAAGGACTTGGTCTTCGATTGCGTCGATAACGACGGTTACTCGGTTTGGTATATTGGCCAGATCGCCGCATTCAGTAGCGGCGAACTGTTGATGGAAGAGGCTTTCATTCAGGTACACGATAAACAGGGCGGCCTGGTGGCCATCGGTCCATTCATCTCGATTGCCGAAAAATTCGCCAAAATCGTCGATCTGGATAAAGGTGTGATACGCATCGCGCTAGATCATATTCAACACAATCACATCGAGCACGCCATCGCCGTCAACGTATCGACCCGCACTATCAAAAACAGCGATTTCCGGCTCTGGTTGGAAAAACTGATCAAACAAAATCCGGCGGAAGCCAAAAAACTGGTGTTCAGTTTGTCGGCTTATGCCGTCGTCAAGGATATAGACGCCTATCAGGCCTTCATCGAAACCGTGCATCATTGGGGCGCCAGGGTGATGATCAAACGCTTCGAAACCCAATCCATGTCGGCGGAATTGGTCAAACGCCTGAAACCCGACTTTATTCGCCTGGCCCGCGACATCGGTAACGGCATCGACAGTTCCTCGCAAAAACACGCTTTTGTGCAAACCATGCAAGAAATTTCCACATTGCTGGATATTTCGATCTTGGCGGAAAACGTGCAATCGGATCAGGATTATCGCCGCTTAAAGGCGATAGGAATCGTCGGTGCCAGCCGTTAA
- a CDS encoding M48 family metallopeptidase produces the protein MNKQTASLPYKLRRSSRAKNTRIVVTADKIEVVAPLKVSERHIQDFVHAQKDWIEAALKRVAGRVQTAAPKLAPIEYRDGAHIPYQGRRLPLKITTGKAKTVRIELLNDEMFWVKLPVGIADEQHSALIQQALIRWMKNQAKQHVQQWVDLHAPHFALFPRSIRIKTQKSRWGSCGPQNDINMNWLLLLAPAAVLEYVVVHELCHIKHKNHSPAFWQLVGEHLPDFKQRRLWLKQHGASVMQGL, from the coding sequence TTGAACAAGCAAACCGCCTCCTTACCTTACAAGCTGCGCCGCAGCAGCCGGGCCAAAAACACCCGCATCGTGGTCACCGCCGACAAAATAGAAGTGGTAGCCCCGCTCAAAGTGTCCGAACGGCACATTCAGGATTTTGTGCATGCCCAAAAAGACTGGATAGAAGCCGCACTAAAGCGCGTCGCCGGCAGAGTGCAAACCGCCGCCCCCAAGCTAGCACCAATCGAGTATCGGGATGGCGCGCATATACCGTACCAAGGCCGCCGCTTACCGCTAAAAATCACCACCGGCAAAGCCAAAACGGTCCGCATCGAATTGCTGAACGACGAGATGTTTTGGGTGAAATTACCGGTTGGGATTGCCGATGAACAACACTCCGCACTGATCCAGCAAGCTTTGATCCGCTGGATGAAAAACCAGGCCAAACAGCATGTCCAGCAATGGGTCGATCTGCACGCACCGCACTTTGCCCTGTTTCCGCGCAGCATCCGCATCAAAACCCAAAAAAGCCGCTGGGGCAGCTGCGGTCCGCAAAACGACATCAATATGAATTGGCTACTGCTGCTGGCTCCGGCCGCCGTTTTGGAATACGTGGTAGTCCACGAACTTTGCCACATCAAACACAAAAATCATTCTCCGGCTTTTTGGCAATTGGTTGGCGAACACCTACCCGACTTTAAACAACGCCGGCTCTGGCTAAAACAGCACGGCGCCAGCGTGATGCAAGGCTTGTAA
- a CDS encoding transglutaminase-like cysteine peptidase — protein MPAVNKGALNAAKIAIIAFSLCFGIVLAAGLLIDQSLLDRVEKKYGAAAKQRFVDWQSLIENGKSWPEAEKLERVNNFFNGNVEFVDDIILWQKTDYWAAPTEFLAKGAGDCEDYSIAKYFTLVEMGVDESKLRITYVKALELNQAHMVLTYFDSPRAVPLVLDNLKPSIVPATQRSDLQPVYSFNGTGLWLAKSKGSGQHVGGSDRLSMWTELKLRMLESPF, from the coding sequence GTGCCAGCCGTTAACAAGGGCGCACTCAACGCTGCCAAAATCGCTATTATCGCCTTCAGCCTGTGTTTCGGCATTGTGCTGGCAGCCGGCCTGTTAATCGATCAGAGTCTGCTGGATAGAGTCGAAAAAAAATACGGTGCGGCCGCCAAGCAACGTTTTGTGGACTGGCAAAGTTTGATCGAGAACGGCAAGAGCTGGCCTGAAGCAGAGAAATTGGAGCGGGTGAATAACTTTTTCAACGGTAACGTCGAGTTTGTTGACGATATTATCCTGTGGCAAAAAACCGATTACTGGGCGGCACCTACCGAGTTTCTGGCTAAAGGCGCCGGCGATTGCGAAGATTACTCAATCGCCAAATATTTTACTTTGGTAGAAATGGGCGTCGATGAAAGTAAACTGCGGATTACCTACGTCAAGGCTTTGGAACTGAATCAGGCGCACATGGTATTAACCTATTTCGACTCGCCGCGCGCGGTACCCTTGGTGCTGGATAATCTGAAGCCGAGCATAGTCCCCGCTACGCAGCGCAGCGACTTGCAGCCCGTATACAGCTTTAACGGTACCGGCTTATGGCTTGCCAAAAGCAAAGGCTCCGGGCAACATGTCGGCGGTTCGGACCGCTTAAGCATGTGGACCGAGCTTAAATTAAGAATGCTGGAATCACCTTTTTGA
- a CDS encoding group II truncated hemoglobin — MSPTPYELIGGENALRSLVDRFYFYMDILPEAQGIRAMHAPSLASAKDKLFKFFSGWLGGPNLFIEEFGHPMLRARHFPFQIGESERDQWMLCMNKALDEIETDPRLRENIRTALQQLATHMINQEATGS; from the coding sequence ATGAGCCCCACCCCCTACGAGTTAATCGGCGGCGAGAATGCGTTGCGCAGCCTGGTCGACAGATTCTACTTTTACATGGATATTCTGCCGGAAGCCCAGGGCATCCGGGCCATGCATGCCCCCAGCTTGGCAAGCGCCAAAGACAAATTATTTAAGTTCTTCTCCGGCTGGCTGGGCGGCCCCAATTTGTTTATCGAAGAATTCGGCCATCCCATGCTACGCGCCAGACACTTTCCGTTTCAAATTGGCGAATCGGAGCGCGATCAATGGATGTTATGCATGAACAAGGCTTTGGACGAAATTGAGACAGACCCACGCCTGCGCGAAAACATCCGAACCGCCTTACAACAACTCGCGACGCATATGATCAATCAAGAAGCCACGGGAAGCTGA
- a CDS encoding FHA domain-containing protein has product MAKFTVYFKDNAIHTGVFDSGVVHIGRDETNDLVVDSLAVAPAHAVAVIKDGNCVLKQLNEKFPLLVNDQHTKEWSLQNNDIINIGKHYIVYNTTDEFSEKVLVSTPADFGDADVRALNEKLEDAVKSPEANLQVLNGIHIGRILRLKKAMTRLGHEGAGVIVIARRKDGYFLSALQGHEGLAINDEPLGDRTVQLQRNDVIVVDSTSMQFFLD; this is encoded by the coding sequence ATGGCGAAATTTACCGTTTATTTTAAAGACAATGCAATCCATACAGGTGTTTTTGATTCTGGTGTAGTGCATATTGGTCGTGATGAAACCAATGACCTAGTGGTTGATAGTCTTGCCGTCGCGCCCGCGCATGCCGTTGCCGTGATTAAAGATGGCAATTGCGTTCTCAAGCAATTGAACGAAAAATTTCCGCTGTTGGTCAACGATCAGCACACCAAAGAATGGAGTCTGCAAAACAACGACATCATCAATATCGGCAAGCACTATATCGTCTACAACACGACCGATGAATTTTCGGAAAAAGTCCTGGTATCGACGCCAGCCGACTTTGGCGATGCAGACGTGCGGGCCTTAAATGAAAAGCTGGAAGATGCCGTCAAATCCCCCGAAGCCAATTTGCAAGTATTGAACGGCATCCATATCGGTCGAATTCTGCGCTTGAAGAAAGCCATGACCCGCCTGGGCCACGAAGGCGCAGGGGTTATTGTGATAGCCAGACGCAAGGACGGCTATTTCCTTTCCGCCTTGCAAGGGCATGAGGGGCTGGCGATTAACGATGAGCCCTTAGGCGACCGCACCGTACAGTTGCAACGCAACGATGTGATTGTCGTTGATAGTACCTCAATGCAATTTTTCTTGGATTAA
- a CDS encoding DUF2380 domain-containing protein: MIYKTLSSSLLFCLLSFNLQAQTRIAILDFELKDLTLAPGVPAELQRTASIKPLLEQELARAGYLIVAIPHQAQQAANSGVGYLFDHADAAAQLGKLYHADYILVGRLHKPSFLFAYLMGRLVKVDNGRLVGDYIAESKGPNASLTIKAVESLTTKIDHDLERRYSPPPPAKLVH; this comes from the coding sequence ATGATATATAAAACGCTATCAAGCAGTTTGCTGTTTTGCCTTCTAAGCTTTAATTTACAGGCACAGACCCGCATCGCCATCCTGGATTTTGAATTGAAAGACCTGACACTGGCTCCCGGCGTCCCCGCCGAATTGCAAAGAACCGCGTCGATCAAACCGCTGCTGGAACAAGAATTAGCCCGCGCCGGCTATCTAATCGTAGCCATACCGCACCAGGCACAGCAAGCCGCCAATAGCGGCGTTGGCTATTTGTTCGACCATGCCGACGCCGCCGCGCAACTTGGCAAGCTATACCACGCCGACTACATTTTGGTGGGGCGGCTACACAAACCCAGCTTTTTATTCGCATATCTAATGGGGCGTTTGGTCAAGGTAGACAATGGTAGATTGGTCGGCGATTACATTGCCGAATCCAAAGGCCCCAACGCCAGCCTGACCATCAAAGCCGTGGAAAGCCTGACCACGAAAATCGACCATGATCTGGAGCGCCGCTACAGCCCACCGCCACCGGCGAAGCTTGTACATTAA
- a CDS encoding protein disulfide oxidoreductase — MLKKLGFYIFAALFIFAGQFLVHQDLVSGTPPPIVQTTLTGENPMPRINKGPAVLYFWAEWCGICRSMQGSVSNIMRDYPGLTVAVRSGDDSKLQNYLNDKQLNWPVVNDNSGNLGQRYGIRGVPAVFFINATGEIVFTTVGYTSEWGMRFRLWLAGLS, encoded by the coding sequence ATGCTGAAAAAGTTGGGATTTTATATATTTGCGGCACTGTTTATCTTTGCGGGGCAATTTTTAGTCCATCAGGATTTGGTCAGCGGCACCCCGCCACCCATAGTGCAAACCACGCTGACCGGCGAAAACCCCATGCCACGCATAAATAAAGGACCGGCTGTGTTGTATTTCTGGGCGGAATGGTGCGGGATATGCCGAAGTATGCAGGGCAGCGTCAGCAACATAATGCGGGATTATCCGGGCTTGACGGTAGCGGTGCGCTCCGGAGACGACAGCAAATTACAAAACTATCTAAACGACAAACAACTGAACTGGCCGGTTGTGAACGACAACAGCGGCAATCTCGGTCAACGCTATGGGATTAGAGGCGTGCCGGCTGTATTTTTTATTAACGCCACCGGCGAGATTGTCTTTACGACAGTAGGCTATACGTCGGAATGGGGTATGCGTTTTAGACTTTGGCTGGCAGGATTGAGCTGA
- a CDS encoding PilZ domain-containing protein, with protein MTFEKSDDKRRFHRIFYHTGAVLTGSGQTYPCKIIDLSLRGCLLDCEQPLAGQADTLYNLKFDLSEEISISMEVAATHADANRVGFKCVHIDIDSISNLRRLVELNLGDSELLERELAALGDLAEQADH; from the coding sequence ATGACATTTGAAAAAAGCGATGATAAACGCCGTTTTCATAGGATTTTTTACCATACAGGGGCTGTGTTAACCGGTTCGGGGCAAACCTATCCTTGCAAAATTATTGATCTGTCCCTGCGCGGTTGCCTGTTGGATTGTGAGCAGCCCTTAGCCGGTCAGGCCGATACCTTATATAACTTGAAATTCGACTTATCCGAAGAAATCAGTATCAGCATGGAAGTGGCGGCAACTCATGCCGATGCCAACAGGGTGGGTTTTAAATGCGTGCATATCGATATAGACAGCATTTCCAACTTACGCCGATTGGTGGAACTCAACCTGGGCGATAGCGAGTTGCTGGAGCGGGAATTGGCGGCCCTGGGTGATTTGGCTGAACAAGCCGATCATTAA